The Tigriopus californicus strain San Diego chromosome 10, Tcal_SD_v2.1, whole genome shotgun sequence region AAAGTTGAAGAATATTTGCAAGCATCTCGTACATGGTCGTCAAGAGGACGCCCACGAGTTCTTGAGGTGATTATGATGACTTTAAATATGGGGAGTTTGAAGTGGCCTTACGTTGACTTTCTGTTTTCGTCTTACAGATATCTGATTGAATCGCTTCAGAAGTCGTTTCTCGTGTCGCGTCACGCGCCCAAGAATTTAGATAATGCTAGTAAAGAGACTACCCCgttcaatcaaatttttggCGGGTACATGCGGCAAGATGTAACCTGTCTGAAGTGTAAGTACGTGTCTGTTACATTCCAACACTTTATGGATCTCCTGCTCGACATCAGACAAACGTCCAATATTGACGATGCTTTAAATATCTACTTTCGGGCTGAGCGGATCGGCAGTGGTGACGGAGTGAACACGTACAAATGTGAGAAGTGCAATATGAAAGTGCCCGCCAAGAAAAAGTGCTTCATTGAACGACCTCCCATAGTGCTTTGTGTTCAGCTGAAGCGATTCAGCCTTCTTGGTGGGAAAATCAGTCGCTCGGTCCAGTTAAGTCGGCGAATTGAGATGAATGCTTTCGTCAAAAAGAGAGATATGAGTGTCAGTCCCATGCCTCCACTTCAGTACAAGCTAGTGGCCATGATCACTCACGTAGGCCCTTCGCCCAACTGCGGTCACTACACGGCCATTGGTGAGGCCAGTAATGGACAATTCTTCCAATTTGATGATTCCTCGGTTCGGCCGATTTCTATCAATCAAGCCCTTAATACTGCTTCATACGTGGTCTTTTACGAGATGACCAAGCAGAGTAAGGAGGCTTGGGTTGAGCAGATGAATGCAACGGCACTCCCAAAAGAGACACTCTACAAGCATCCCTCGTCTAGTAAGCCTTGCACGGCCacttcctcctcgtcgtcgacGACTGTATCATCGCAATCTAACGGCAATTCGCTATCTAACACGAGTTCATCACCAGTTGTTCCGAAAGCCAAGTTCTCAGGATTGAATGGGACAGTCAATAAGTTGGGTGTCGTAGCTAAAAGCACCCTTTCATCCTTGCCTCAATCATTAACGGGTCTGAAGAAGCCCGCTCAATTAGTCCCTTATGATGGAGCAGACTCCTCCGATTCTTCTGAAGACGAGACAGAAGCGCCCAAGCAAAACGGTCGCAACTTTCCCGTCGCAACTTCTTCACCCCTTTTAAACCCAACTGTAACTACTAATGCTTCTGGTAATACTGTGCCCAAGTCATCGCCGTTTGTACCTCGATCAGTCACCGTAAACGCCTTGAAAAGGTCGCAGGAGCTAAGATCTGATTCTTTAGCCATAGAAAACGGCTCATCCACCACCAATTCGGTTTCAAAGTTGTCGGATCATGGCCCACAAAAGGATGTGAAGACTTCGGGTAGTGGATTGTGGCAGGTGCTGGAAACTGAGCACCATAACCCATCAATCAGTAGTGATAACTCCAATGGCTCTACATCGGGTGCCTGGCATATCACACCCTCGACCACACCGCCCACCACAACTATGGCGGGTGCCATGGTTAACGCGAGTGAAACGACAGCCAGCCCGACTGTGAACGGAACgaagaaaaatggccaagatccaCTGGAGCTATCTGATCATGATCAACTACCCCAACCGCGTTTGAATGCCACGTTGCCCCAACAGGCATCGATGACGTCCTCCTCGACTGCGTCGTCATCACTTAGTAATACCCCAGAACACAGCCGGTCCAATAAGCGAAGTAGCAGTATCGAAGAGTATGAAGCCGAGTTGGATCGAGGCAGGACGAAGAAGGTCAAAAAAAGACACCCCCAACGTTATCATCTCAATAACGATAGAGAAGCAGAGTATAGTTCAAGAGCGTCCTTTAACTCGTCGAACTTCAATCCGTTCCAAGCTCACCAGAATAAAAGCTACAACGGAAAAGGTTACCAACATCACCATAGAAATGGTAGCAACAATCAGCTGCCGCACCGGAACCAAAGTTCTCCGAGTAATCGAGGATTTGCCTCACGTTCCTCATCATGGTCAGGATCTCGTGTGAAATGGAAAGCCTACTCGCAAAAATAAACTGAACGAATAAGAGATTCGGAAGTTGTGGGAGTTTCCCGGGAGAGATGTATGTTTCTGACCTTGATGCTAAAGATGGtgcaaagatttgtttgaatcGGTCCTCGCACGGTATGGCCCGACTCGAGTGGTTTGATGAATCTTCCTCACTGAACAAGATTCACCGGTGGGTGTGGTATTACCATTCATGCCCGAACGATCCTTAGATCGGTTTACACACTATACTTTGTGTTTAAATGAGCATACGATGCGTTTGATTTGTTCAATTCAATGGTTTACGGTATACTGATTATTCTACTGAACAACATTCTTAACTCGCTCACATTGAGATTAGGGTGACGTATAACTGTCCCTTGATTTTCAGCACATCCACAGTCCTGTTTTGTTTGAGGTTTGATCTcttccatttgaaatggacaTGCATTGGACCATGATTATGAATTTCAATAAGAATTGGAAGACATTTAGGAGAACCCCGCGGACTGAAGAAGTCGAAAATGTTCTTGAACTCGATTGGAGTAGGTATATGTATGCTTTGAACGTGATGTCCTCTTCTTTCGCAAGTGAAGCACGCGAGATGTAATGTTCGGTaaacttttgtcaaatgtgaCGACACACAGTGGATAACGACAAGTTCCCTTTTGTTTTCTCAATGCACAAGCTTTCGTATAATGTCCGGATCCACCGCATTTCCTACACAAATCATAGTAATCCGGATCTTAggccttggccatttttctgtCCAAAAATTAGGCCGTATTTTTTCGTAATGCTGTACATTTTCTTCTAggtaaaaatgacctgcctttaattgaagagatctacgttttaTATTTAACTGcttcaattcgaaaagtggcttagAGTTAATGAACAAGCTCGTTCATAGCCTAAATTTTTGGAAGTTAGAGGCTGATGAGTGATGACACAAACTCAGTGTgcggtaggaatggtcaagattacGGTAGTCTGGTAGAGGTCTCAGATCAAATATACTCGTGGGATGCTGAAtgtaatatggccttgaatggaatgatgaCCAAACATTACATTGTCACCAATCTACTTCAGACTAGAATTAGATCTTTCATTGCGTGGTGATGGATTTTGTAATAATGCCTTCAAACCAAACTGTGCGACTCAATAGGATCCAGCAATTCGTTGAGGGTGcgggaaggattttcagaaggcacgaagggggaggcccttaatttcttaaCACCCTGTAATTCCCAAGGTATCGATACTTCAATACTGGGGCATTGAGGTTGGGCATTTCTTTCTGCTATTCTAACGAgtagaaacaaaaaaatcaagccaaGATAGAACAACCAAAGTTCTGCTTGaatgaaaaccatttgaatGCTAAAAAGTGCACGGAACAGCGCGGCGAGTTCCGTTCCCGAcagatcgaaaaaaaaatcttctgtAGAACATTCCAGGCGAAAAAAGGTCCAGATTGTGGAAACCTTCCTCATCCTCGAGAACGGTGCCCAGCACGCGAAGCTACATGtctcaaatgttccaaattgggTCATTTTGCCAAGCACTGCGATAAGGTAAAAAGGCCATCGAGCGTCCACGCCAAATCCAGTGATTCACCTTtcacaaatgtcgaatggagaaatAGATAGGTCTTAGTTCGTCACATCCAAGGTCTTGATATGTCCATTGTAGCAATGTATAGGCCTCCTTCTTGTTCTGCAAGcttgttcttgtcagctctcaaattcacaagaaatgagttggatcaagaaatttgctcgaaggttttctttgtatggGACTTTAATTTCCCGCTAgtgttgtagagtgggaggttagtcccgatgggtatattcccatttcgaaatcagCATCTCAATCGACATCGCAAtacctgaatgtgttccgataggtgggaaaaaggacaaaaattccaaaatataggaagactttgttcaaaaggaaatGCGAATTAGCAAGAAGGCTTAATAGCACTTAGAATCCAGTAATTTTGTTAGTCTTCATAAAAAGTTGcacgtaattcagggtaatattaaggcctccatcgaaaatgaccaataaCCAACtaagagtaaggtggttcatAAGGTCAGGTTGAATCCAAAGTGATTTTTCTCTTGTGTGAACTCTAAGACAAatatgaaacactctgttgtACTTTTTGAGGTTTGGCGAAGCCtttagcaatgtagaggctatggctaatATGCTAGGGCGATCAGTTCtcttgtgtgttttcaactccactgagttctTAAGCAACTGCTCATTGTGTTAATGACGAGCCTGTTTGTGTGATGACGTTAGTCAAATtcagcaatttgatgatcttgtagtcacagatcaagatgcttcagtggccatcagggacttgatgCTTTCAAGAATTTCTCTTGTCcttcctgatggtgtgacatctcagtttctgatgggatgctcactagttcttgctcctgttttctcgtttttgatgcgttgcatcttggactagggcaagttcccctcttctctgaaggttagctcatgtggttccattttgaaaggggagataagtcactccccagtaattataggccgatctctctcacttcgaatattgcgaaggtctttgagaagatcatgaagttaacttgttgaatttcttgatattcatgaagtccttcctcctggccagcacgggttccgagcacatttggcacggttacccaactgattaaCATATTGAggggttattgagggactagagagtcatgaatcagttgatgtagtttatctcgactttgcctttgacaaggtagatcatgggcttttagttaacaggctccatgaaattgggatccaaggcagggttctcaattggttaaaagtttcatttctggtaggaagcaattggttaaggttgagggatccctttagtgacatacatgatgacCTCGATCTCGACCAGAGATACCTCGATCTGACCAATTTGCTTTCTATCATAAATGAGCTTCTTTATCCAATTGataaccttgccttggatcccaatctcatggagcctgttaactaaaaggccatgatctaccttgtcaaaggccgtGGCACAAGTCCGAGATAACACcactacatcgactgattcatggctcctccagtccctcaataaacTTGCCTCGATCCAAGATGCACGCATTCAAgtatgagaaaacaggagcaagaacctgtgagcatctttcagaaactgagatgtcaccccatcaggccaggggagctcgagagtctcaagtccctgatggcctcttaAAGCATCTAATCTGTGATCCACGAGATCATCTAATGCtttcaacttgacaagccttgccagtcccaacaagcTCATCAATAgggcaatggactgttgctcctaaaccagtggagttgaaaaacaCACTaggagaactgatctccaagtatgttggcatagtccctacattgtctatggcttccccatcgacctcaaaagacccaacagggtgtttgattttcttagagtttgcataagagaaaaaacgccttcggattcgacctcaccgcttgaacaactctactttccttgttcaactgatctgtctcaatggaggcctta contains the following coding sequences:
- the LOC131887994 gene encoding ubiquitin carboxyl-terminal hydrolase 36-like, with product MAINGYMVHFDSPIRHLGSSALNGINGALGFKNNLIFLNPHKKGSPTASTPSSGAAPHKGSGQVNGHGDGGAARDEPPRPKIVYFPLRAVEVGYHRQRSSGAGMFNMGNTCYLNSTLQALFHTPALFNYLMSDFHKRECGKNGSGGFLQTCMICILTSTLKDTLSVNVMRPNRVYEKLKNICKHLVHGRQEDAHEFLRYLIESLQKSFLVSRHAPKNLDNASKETTPFNQIFGGYMRQDVTCLKCKYVSVTFQHFMDLLLDIRQTSNIDDALNIYFRAERIGSGDGVNTYKCEKCNMKVPAKKKCFIERPPIVLCVQLKRFSLLGGKISRSVQLSRRIEMNAFVKKRDMSVSPMPPLQYKLVAMITHVGPSPNCGHYTAIGEASNGQFFQFDDSSVRPISINQALNTASYVVFYEMTKQSKEAWVEQMNATALPKETLYKHPSSSKPCTATSSSSSTTVSSQSNGNSLSNTSSSPVVPKAKFSGLNGTVNKLGVVAKSTLSSLPQSLTGLKKPAQLVPYDGADSSDSSEDETEAPKQNGRNFPVATSSPLLNPTVTTNASGNTVPKSSPFVPRSVTVNALKRSQELRSDSLAIENGSSTTNSVSKLSDHGPQKDVKTSGSGLWQVLETEHHNPSISSDNSNGSTSGAWHITPSTTPPTTTMAGAMVNASETTASPTVNGTKKNGQDPLELSDHDQLPQPRLNATLPQQASMTSSSTASSSLSNTPEHSRSNKRSSSIEEYEAELDRGRTKKVKKRHPQRYHLNNDREAEYSSRASFNSSNFNPFQAHQNKSYNGKGYQHHHRNGSNNQLPHRNQSSPSNRGFASRSSSWSGSRVKWKAYSQK